In one Hyphomicrobium sp. 99 genomic region, the following are encoded:
- a CDS encoding UvrD-helicase domain-containing protein, producing MDAWRDIRLAARALHGQSLDRASGDRRASALLSASLLIHDLEIRYFEPGTRAGEGVLGFLDRPAFIVHLAQGQTREDEAVVTAHEIGHFELHRDPRSDVTMIAPGLGGDKIDGGVAAAQGYSPKERKEVQADIFAGEFLCPSDWLRTELLAGKRDIAGIARDLGLPFGLVMNQAVRALLLPPLRPRDPEVAAPRYELDKSQRKAAEWRGRPLLVDAGPGTGKTRTLVHRLERLINDGVAPSSILALTFSNKAAEEMRERISAMNPRAAIEMWTGTFHAFGWEILAKHADRVGRTINVKLLDEAGCLVLLENNLTRLDLHHFLNIYDPALELREVLRAISRCKDEMIPWQQYMNEADAACASADPAVREIGEKAKEVASIYKVYEELLLENDAVDFGDLVMLPARMLTEHADIAQTYRDGYAHILVDEYQDVNLASAQFLRALCKPETEVWVVADARQSIYRFRGAEPGNVTRFTEEFGGETLSLKYNYRSVPDVVTAFGSFARTMPNGAMAPSWIPARQDSGGVKIVVAPDVTSEAAAIKANIEELRAKGIRYEDQVILARSHLTLARICGPLESMGVPLLYLGDLFERDEIRDLQSLLALDAEFGGVGLMRVARFLQYRIPRSDAVKVLSRVAETGQTVLDAIRHLDTIADLTEDGKRGLSLLATHLQGMGPASSAWSMLSTYLVERSEYLDPLLEANDSKSQQCLIAIYQFLKLCIDHPDRGHASRRTLLDRVRRLEALNDDRMFRPVASEASDLDAVRVMTIHGSKGLEFTAVHLPGLAAGYMPARAHPVRCPPPPTLPALATASEDHAAEEECLFFVALSRARDYLCISRAEQYTAVRKSNASAFVGRVASVQQSRHGSTFLPGAAPERVNVTTKQFYTERELSTYMQCPRRYRYEFVDGISGGGRSSAYVKFHGCVYRTISWLEDARARQEPADAVTAMAQLDRDWSERGPADHGFEPFYRKSADAMVSAMATLVGGEDARYERDEWSVDVSGRSVSVRPDRVVIGADGSVRIQRIRTGRQTKSEPDNAVYALLRKGANDRYGANRASVETLYAAHALSVSVPVHKKEADKLGEYVDAITGIENGAFPPDRSDRHCPACPYYFICGA from the coding sequence ATGGACGCCTGGCGGGATATCCGGTTAGCTGCGCGCGCCTTGCACGGACAATCGCTCGATCGCGCTTCTGGAGACAGAAGGGCATCGGCGTTGCTGTCTGCCTCGCTATTAATCCATGATCTCGAGATCAGATATTTTGAACCCGGCACGAGGGCCGGCGAGGGGGTATTGGGCTTTCTTGATCGCCCAGCCTTCATCGTTCACCTCGCCCAGGGGCAGACCCGCGAAGATGAGGCGGTCGTTACCGCCCACGAAATCGGCCACTTCGAATTGCATCGCGATCCGCGCAGCGATGTGACGATGATCGCGCCGGGTCTGGGCGGGGATAAGATTGACGGCGGCGTTGCTGCGGCGCAGGGTTACTCGCCCAAGGAGCGCAAAGAGGTTCAGGCCGACATCTTCGCCGGCGAATTCCTTTGTCCTTCCGATTGGCTGCGCACCGAGCTTCTGGCAGGAAAGCGCGATATTGCAGGCATCGCGCGCGATCTTGGCCTGCCATTCGGCCTCGTCATGAACCAGGCCGTAAGAGCGCTACTTCTTCCGCCACTGCGGCCGCGTGACCCCGAAGTTGCGGCGCCAAGATACGAGCTTGATAAATCGCAGCGCAAAGCCGCTGAGTGGCGCGGGCGTCCACTGTTGGTGGACGCCGGCCCGGGCACGGGCAAGACCAGAACGCTTGTGCACCGCCTTGAACGCCTTATCAACGATGGCGTAGCGCCGTCTTCTATTCTGGCGCTGACATTCTCGAACAAGGCCGCTGAAGAGATGCGGGAGCGCATCAGCGCCATGAACCCGCGTGCCGCGATTGAAATGTGGACCGGAACGTTCCACGCCTTCGGCTGGGAAATTCTTGCGAAGCACGCCGATCGCGTGGGCCGAACCATCAACGTCAAGCTGCTCGACGAGGCCGGATGTCTTGTACTGCTTGAGAACAACCTGACCCGCCTCGACCTGCATCACTTTCTCAATATCTATGATCCCGCCCTTGAACTCCGCGAAGTCCTGCGGGCCATCTCCCGCTGCAAGGATGAGATGATCCCCTGGCAGCAATACATGAACGAGGCTGACGCCGCATGCGCGTCAGCCGACCCGGCCGTGCGCGAGATCGGAGAGAAAGCGAAGGAAGTTGCCTCGATTTACAAGGTCTACGAAGAGCTGTTGCTTGAGAATGATGCGGTCGATTTCGGCGACCTTGTGATGCTCCCCGCCAGAATGCTCACGGAGCATGCCGACATTGCACAGACTTATCGCGATGGCTACGCGCATATTCTTGTCGATGAGTACCAGGACGTGAATCTTGCGAGCGCGCAGTTTCTTCGCGCGCTTTGCAAGCCCGAGACTGAAGTGTGGGTGGTCGCCGACGCCAGACAGTCGATCTACAGGTTCCGGGGCGCCGAACCCGGCAACGTGACGCGATTCACCGAAGAGTTCGGCGGCGAGACGCTTTCCCTGAAGTACAACTATCGATCGGTCCCCGATGTGGTCACGGCGTTTGGTTCGTTCGCGCGCACGATGCCAAACGGCGCCATGGCGCCTTCATGGATTCCGGCCCGCCAGGATAGCGGCGGCGTCAAAATCGTCGTTGCACCGGACGTAACGTCCGAAGCCGCCGCCATAAAGGCAAACATCGAAGAGTTGCGGGCGAAGGGCATCCGTTACGAAGACCAGGTCATCCTGGCGCGATCTCATCTCACTCTCGCGAGAATCTGCGGCCCCCTCGAAAGCATGGGCGTGCCGCTGCTTTATCTTGGCGATCTGTTCGAGCGTGACGAGATCCGTGACCTCCAATCCCTTCTGGCTCTCGACGCTGAATTTGGCGGTGTCGGCCTTATGCGGGTTGCGAGATTCCTGCAATACCGCATACCCCGCAGCGATGCCGTCAAGGTGCTTTCCCGCGTGGCGGAGACCGGCCAGACGGTATTGGATGCGATCCGACACCTAGACACCATTGCCGACCTCACCGAAGACGGGAAGAGGGGGCTCAGCCTCCTGGCCACGCATCTGCAAGGCATGGGTCCGGCGAGCTCGGCGTGGTCGATGCTTTCCACGTATCTTGTCGAGCGCAGCGAATATCTGGACCCGCTTCTCGAAGCGAACGACAGCAAATCGCAGCAATGCCTGATTGCGATCTATCAATTCCTCAAGCTGTGCATCGACCATCCTGACAGAGGCCACGCGTCGCGCCGCACACTTCTCGATCGCGTTCGCCGCCTGGAAGCCTTGAACGACGACCGAATGTTCCGGCCGGTCGCGTCCGAAGCGTCCGACCTCGACGCCGTGCGCGTCATGACCATCCACGGCAGCAAAGGGCTAGAGTTCACGGCCGTCCACCTTCCGGGACTGGCTGCCGGCTATATGCCGGCACGTGCGCATCCAGTCCGCTGTCCGCCGCCGCCGACTTTGCCCGCACTCGCTACGGCAAGCGAGGATCACGCAGCCGAAGAAGAGTGCCTGTTTTTCGTAGCGTTGTCTCGGGCCCGCGACTACCTCTGCATCAGCCGGGCCGAGCAATACACGGCTGTCAGAAAGTCAAACGCATCGGCATTCGTAGGCAGGGTCGCGAGCGTGCAGCAATCACGGCATGGGTCTACGTTCTTGCCGGGTGCAGCGCCTGAACGCGTGAACGTGACCACCAAACAGTTCTACACAGAGCGCGAACTCAGCACCTATATGCAATGCCCGCGCCGCTATCGCTATGAGTTCGTCGACGGGATCTCGGGCGGCGGCCGCAGCTCCGCTTATGTGAAGTTTCACGGCTGCGTCTATCGCACGATCTCGTGGCTCGAAGACGCGCGCGCGAGGCAGGAACCCGCAGATGCCGTTACGGCGATGGCTCAACTCGATCGCGACTGGTCCGAACGCGGTCCAGCCGATCACGGCTTCGAGCCCTTCTATCGCAAAAGCGCCGATGCGATGGTGTCTGCCATGGCAACGCTCGTTGGCGGTGAAGATGCCCGCTATGAGCGTGACGAGTGGTCGGTCGATGTGAGCGGCAGAAGTGTGTCCGTTAGACCGGACAGAGTCGTCATCGGTGCAGACGGCTCCGTTCGTATTCAGCGGATCCGCACCGGAAGACAGACAAAATCCGAGCCCGACAATGCGGTCTACGCGCTCTTGAGAAAAGGGGCCAACGATCGATACGGCGCCAACCGCGCCTCTGTCGAAACGTTATACGCGGCGCATGCCCTATCCGTATCGGTGCCGGTCCATAAGAAAGAGGCTGACAAGCTCGGAGAATACGTGGACGCCATCACCGGCATCGAGAACGGCGCCTTTCCGCCAGATCGCTCCGACCGGCATTGCCCGGCCTGCCCGTATTACTTTATCTGCGGTGCTTAG
- a CDS encoding tyrosine-type recombinase/integrase — translation MSEIANNIALSLHPTTSHLSEHARLYSAASLRPTTRRAYAAALEGWLEWRDQEELEPALPVDVANYIAGRAAAGQSVSTLRTIIAALKAGHEAKGWTFDSSSPVVSRVLRGIANLEYRLPRQAEPLHGATLLRILNAIASVERPSIIDRRDAALLALGYTFALRRSELVGLDFHEQGRGEQRGTGVLRMKERTIEIAFAISKTASGQPEVVTVPRDEAIETAKAIEAWLEVSNIHSGEPLFRSVSKSGKIRQRLSGQSVSLIVKARFAEHARIEHGFSSHSAKLKAQHYSGHSLRVGFCVSAAENGADIRSIASVTRHRSLVMPCRYAQRADQIRTSPHRLQGIGLKSMEQ, via the coding sequence ATGTCCGAGATCGCAAACAATATCGCCCTCTCTCTGCATCCGACGACATCGCACCTTTCAGAACATGCCCGTCTCTATAGCGCTGCGTCGCTGCGGCCAACAACGCGCCGCGCTTATGCAGCGGCACTCGAGGGCTGGCTCGAGTGGCGAGATCAAGAAGAGCTCGAACCGGCCCTTCCGGTCGATGTCGCAAACTACATCGCTGGGCGCGCCGCAGCCGGTCAATCCGTTTCAACGTTGCGCACTATCATCGCCGCACTAAAAGCCGGTCACGAAGCGAAAGGCTGGACGTTTGACTCATCGTCTCCAGTAGTCAGCCGCGTACTACGCGGCATTGCCAATTTGGAGTACCGGCTCCCTCGACAGGCCGAGCCCTTGCACGGGGCAACCTTACTGCGCATCTTGAACGCCATTGCTTCCGTCGAAAGACCATCAATCATCGATCGACGCGACGCGGCCCTCCTCGCGCTCGGCTACACCTTCGCGCTTCGACGTTCCGAGTTGGTGGGTCTTGACTTCCACGAACAAGGTCGAGGTGAACAACGCGGAACGGGCGTCCTCCGGATGAAAGAAAGAACGATCGAAATTGCATTCGCAATCTCGAAGACAGCGAGCGGGCAACCCGAAGTCGTCACGGTTCCTCGTGACGAAGCGATTGAAACCGCGAAAGCCATCGAAGCTTGGCTCGAAGTATCAAACATCCACTCAGGGGAGCCCCTTTTCCGGAGCGTGTCGAAGAGTGGAAAAATTCGCCAGCGACTAAGTGGACAGAGCGTCTCATTGATTGTGAAAGCGCGCTTCGCCGAGCACGCAAGGATTGAGCACGGGTTCTCCAGCCACTCCGCCAAGCTCAAGGCGCAACACTATTCCGGACATTCCCTTCGCGTTGGCTTCTGCGTTTCCGCCGCAGAAAATGGCGCCGACATCCGCTCAATCGCGAGTGTCACACGGCATCGTTCGTTGGTCATGCCGTGTCGGTACGCACAGCGCGCCGATCAAATTCGGACATCCCCCCATCGCCTTCAAGGAATTGGGCTCAAAAGCATGGAGCAATAG
- a CDS encoding helix-turn-helix domain-containing protein → MKDEIRSLGKRLKDARRDAKMTGDEVAKILSKSKQLISHWEAGRSEITIVDLRKVASLYGVEIEWLLSGTPSKSGMRLKPRQGRIVSKGSKAEILEIARGALTIEDIAEKRHTYADCSAHSISFEIFEDAMDGASIAGVTAFKPGHIVTVDREKMPSPGECVMLVMVRSKDVVFRRYKSQGFGKPLAVPFKLTADNSSYDTIDVKRATDFVFFGTLVEHVILGSK, encoded by the coding sequence ATGAAAGACGAAATTAGAAGTCTGGGGAAGCGTCTCAAGGATGCACGGCGAGATGCGAAGATGACCGGCGATGAAGTGGCAAAAATTCTATCAAAAAGTAAGCAACTCATAAGTCATTGGGAGGCCGGAAGGTCGGAGATAACGATCGTAGATCTGCGGAAGGTAGCAAGTCTGTATGGGGTGGAGATTGAATGGCTTCTATCAGGTACCCCATCGAAGAGCGGCATGAGACTTAAGCCTCGGCAGGGGCGCATTGTATCAAAAGGCAGCAAAGCTGAGATTCTAGAGATCGCGCGTGGCGCTCTGACCATAGAAGATATTGCAGAGAAACGGCACACGTATGCGGATTGCTCAGCGCACTCTATCTCCTTCGAGATCTTCGAAGATGCGATGGACGGCGCCAGCATAGCCGGGGTTACGGCATTCAAACCCGGCCATATCGTCACCGTAGACCGTGAAAAGATGCCTTCTCCTGGCGAGTGCGTAATGCTGGTTATGGTCCGCTCGAAGGACGTCGTTTTCCGGCGATACAAATCGCAGGGCTTCGGAAAGCCGCTAGCGGTACCGTTCAAGCTAACCGCCGACAATTCGAGCTACGACACGATAGACGTGAAGCGCGCCACTGACTTCGTCTTCTTCGGAACGCTCGTTGAGCACGTGATTCTCGGTTCGAAATAA
- a CDS encoding tyrosine-type recombinase/integrase has protein sequence MSVFRALRRDGTPEPYWRYSFKMRLPGELKSRKFQGSTRQKTKAAAREYEEQIRRKAATGQLATLMTIGEATERYLDEILPTSPSDEARRTQRLHMAEVVRYFGADTLLTSITQATVSGAASKRAKQPLTRWKRVTPFVRKRDRTPATPEAVYELRSIQQLPTPGCVNRQIIEPLRRVLRRAKKQWGVMIDLDQFTWGGRDGVKRKEPDERNRELSLKEELRFWGALPRGYHDICELFIISGKRQSIWLGLEKDKVDLEARTITFRLLKKRSVQIVTQRLTQREYEIVRKAYAESPAECPFVFTIESERNFEHGAIRAISAQMLRRAVTAACAKAGIEDFHPHDFRHTFGSRLARATKNIKLVQKAMDHSNIKSTLRYVSVQQEEIVEARGRVQTARAPLRLVAAE, from the coding sequence ATGTCAGTCTTCCGTGCCCTTCGCCGAGACGGAACTCCAGAGCCGTATTGGCGCTATTCGTTCAAAATGCGCCTCCCTGGGGAACTCAAATCCCGCAAGTTCCAAGGCTCCACGCGCCAGAAAACGAAAGCTGCAGCCCGCGAATACGAAGAGCAGATACGTCGGAAGGCAGCGACAGGACAACTAGCGACGCTGATGACCATCGGCGAGGCGACGGAGCGCTATCTCGATGAGATCCTCCCGACGTCGCCCTCAGACGAAGCTCGCCGGACCCAGCGCCTGCACATGGCCGAGGTTGTGCGTTACTTCGGTGCCGACACGCTCCTGACGTCGATCACGCAAGCGACCGTCTCCGGGGCTGCCAGCAAGCGCGCCAAGCAGCCGCTGACGCGTTGGAAGCGGGTGACGCCATTCGTCCGCAAGCGCGACCGCACACCGGCAACCCCGGAAGCCGTTTACGAGCTTCGGTCGATCCAGCAACTGCCGACGCCGGGTTGCGTCAATCGCCAGATCATCGAACCGCTGCGCCGCGTCCTCCGCCGCGCTAAAAAGCAGTGGGGCGTCATGATCGACCTCGATCAGTTCACCTGGGGCGGCCGCGACGGCGTCAAGCGCAAGGAACCCGACGAGCGCAACCGCGAGCTGTCGCTCAAGGAGGAGCTGCGTTTCTGGGGCGCTCTGCCGAGGGGCTATCACGACATCTGCGAACTCTTCATCATCTCGGGCAAGCGCCAGTCGATCTGGCTCGGGCTCGAAAAGGACAAGGTCGATCTCGAGGCCCGGACGATTACCTTCCGGCTCCTGAAGAAGCGCTCGGTGCAGATCGTCACCCAGAGGCTCACCCAGCGCGAGTACGAGATCGTCCGCAAGGCCTACGCGGAAAGCCCGGCCGAGTGCCCGTTCGTCTTCACGATCGAGAGCGAGCGGAATTTCGAGCACGGCGCCATCCGCGCCATCTCGGCGCAGATGCTCCGCCGCGCCGTCACGGCCGCCTGCGCAAAGGCCGGGATCGAGGACTTCCACCCCCACGACTTCCGCCACACGTTCGGCTCACGGCTGGCGCGGGCGACGAAGAACATCAAGCTCGTCCAGAAAGCGATGGATCACTCGAACATCAAGTCGACGCTGCGCTACGTCTCCGTGCAGCAGGAAGAGATCGTCGAGGCCCGGGGCCGCGTCCAGACGGCCAGGGCACCCTTGCGGCTCGTCGCCGCTGAGTGA
- a CDS encoding transglutaminase family protein, translating to MKLRVGYELDYVFAQPTPAILMLNIHYTRVSDLAMPDNIIVSPPAPISGYRDGFGNWCSRIVAPAGRVRISTDAIVSDSGQPDPVIADAWQVPVEQLPEEALVFLLASRFCDSDRLLDLAWKLFGYATPGWGRVQAICDFAHNHIAFGYEHARVTRTASEAYEERRGVCRDYAHLAIAFCRALNIPARYCTGYLGDVGTLPPYPPGDFAAWFEAYLGNRWCTFDPRNNVPRIGRVLIARGRDAADVAMTTTFGTNTLEGFRVWTDEIAENAKLAL from the coding sequence ATGAAGCTTCGGGTCGGCTATGAGCTGGACTATGTGTTCGCTCAACCGACACCCGCCATTCTGATGCTCAACATTCACTACACGCGGGTTTCGGATCTCGCGATGCCCGATAATATCATTGTCAGCCCTCCGGCGCCGATCTCAGGTTATCGCGACGGATTCGGCAATTGGTGCAGCCGGATCGTTGCGCCGGCGGGACGCGTTCGAATTTCCACCGATGCAATTGTCAGCGATTCCGGTCAGCCTGATCCGGTGATTGCCGATGCGTGGCAGGTGCCGGTCGAACAGCTTCCGGAAGAGGCGCTCGTCTTCCTTCTCGCCAGCCGCTTCTGCGACAGTGATCGTCTGTTGGATTTGGCTTGGAAGCTATTCGGCTACGCGACACCGGGGTGGGGACGCGTTCAAGCGATCTGCGATTTCGCGCACAATCACATAGCCTTTGGCTACGAGCATGCACGCGTCACGAGGACGGCCTCGGAAGCCTATGAAGAGCGCCGCGGCGTCTGCCGCGACTACGCGCATTTGGCTATCGCCTTCTGCCGCGCATTGAACATCCCGGCACGATACTGCACCGGCTATCTCGGCGACGTCGGCACGCTGCCGCCTTATCCGCCGGGAGATTTCGCGGCGTGGTTCGAAGCCTACCTCGGCAATCGTTGGTGTACGTTCGATCCGCGGAACAATGTCCCTCGGATCGGTCGCGTACTGATTGCGCGTGGACGGGACGCGGCGGACGTCGCGATGACAACGACGTTTGGTACCAACACGCTGGAAGGTTTCCGTGTGTGGACGGATGAAATCGCGGAAAACGCCAAATTGGCGCTTTGA